The region GGCCTCCGGCTCGACGAAGCCGAGGAGGGCGTCGCCCTCCTTCTCGAGCGCGCGCAGATCCCTCTTCAGGAGCTTCCCGAACGGCTGAAGCATGAGCGTCGCGACTCTCTTCGTGCGCTCGATCCTGCAAGTGCCGGCGACGAACCCGTCGACGAGAAAGGTCGCCGGGATCTGCAGGTTCTTCGTCACCAGCCGCGGGCGATACTCGTCGGCGACGATCCGGCTGCGGTCGTCGTGGCCGAGCACCAGATTGTCGTACTCGGGGAGGAAGCGCACCGGCGCCGGCGTCTCCTCCGCGGGGCGCGGGGCCTCGGGGAGGTCGAAGAGCTCCCGCCCGCGCCCGTCGCGGAAGGTCGCGAGCTCGCCGCGCAGCGCCTCGAAGGTGGTGCGCAGGCCGCCGAGGCCGGACCAGTTCTGGGCGTCGGCGATGCTCGCCGGTCCGAACGCCGCGAGGTAGCGCCGCACGAGCGCCGGCAGTCCGGCGTTGC is a window of Thermoanaerobaculia bacterium DNA encoding:
- a CDS encoding AlkZ family DNA glycosylase, which codes for AERFPVADERAMGYAVRTHLPLVQVPDDSGWGFPAAAAFALAEHWLEREIPSGNAGLPALVRRYLAAFGPASIADAQNWSGLGGLRTTFEALRGELATFRDGRGRELFDLPEAPRPAEETPAPVRFLPEYDNLVLGHDDRSRIVADEYRPRLVTKNLQIPATFLVDGFVAGTCRIERTKRVATLMLQPFGKLLKRDLRALEKEGDALLGFVEPEAATRNVVVAASTG